The following are encoded together in the Planctobacterium marinum genome:
- a CDS encoding chorismate--pyruvate lyase family protein, giving the protein MTESLLNIGPIKEPWLSPECLCPQDPLLRNWLLNTGSLTERLQSQCLRFDVEVLSQSVSGISQDETNYLYGQFDVPAQSTQVREVFLKGNDQHWVFARSLLPCEFLHQEMAELTQLGNQPLGKIIFNDDRFERLGFQLVECPVAGATQTSLAIRAGFSLWGRRSLFRFKQHHIMVAEIFLPDCPAYSYNP; this is encoded by the coding sequence GCTGAATATTGGGCCGATCAAAGAGCCTTGGCTATCTCCTGAGTGTTTGTGTCCTCAAGATCCCTTACTGCGTAACTGGCTGTTAAATACCGGATCTTTAACTGAACGGCTGCAATCACAGTGTTTGCGTTTCGATGTTGAAGTATTAAGCCAAAGCGTTAGTGGAATTTCACAAGATGAAACTAACTACCTTTATGGTCAATTTGACGTGCCAGCACAAAGTACTCAGGTAAGAGAAGTGTTTCTCAAAGGCAATGACCAGCACTGGGTGTTTGCCAGATCTTTGTTGCCCTGCGAATTTTTGCACCAGGAAATGGCAGAACTAACCCAATTGGGTAACCAGCCACTGGGTAAAATCATCTTTAATGATGACAGGTTTGAGCGTTTGGGTTTTCAGCTGGTGGAATGCCCGGTGGCGGGGGCGACGCAAACAAGTCTGGCCATTAGAGCCGGGTTTTCTCTTTGGGGAAGACGTTCTTTGTTTCGCTTCAAACAACATCACATTATGGTGGCCGAGATATTTTTACCTGATTGCCCCGCCTACTCGTATAACCCTTGA